aaaagtcaacagtaaagaaaaaacaaacaactcaagttcaattaaaaaatgatcaaagatAGGAACATGTATTTTGCTGAAGAATATACAGATGGTAAATATGTGCATAAAGATATGTTCAACAAAAgtagccattagggaaatactGATTAAAGCCACCATGCGAAGTCACAACACACTATCAAAAAGGCtaacacagaataaaaaaaaatgatactgacAAATGCTGAGAAACCAGATAACATATAGTTTACTGGTGGGATATATAGCCATTCCGGAAAAGATTACTGCAGCTTctcataaaactaaacatacacttATCATACAACCTACCAATtgcactcttaggtatttatctaaaagaaatgaaaatttacgTTCACCCAATAATCAGTACATGAATGCTTATAGTAGCtttattaataaaagataaaaactggaACCTCTCCAAATGTCCTTCAGGGGGTGAATGCTTAATCAAAGTGTGGTATTagtcagcaattaaaaaaaagaattgttgatacatgcaacaatgtggatggatctcaACTAATTCTACTGAGTAAAATAAGACAGTCTCAAAAATTGATATTGCATGATTCCTTCTACACAATATTCTTGAATTGATAAACTATAGAGGAGAAGAGATCGATGGTTGACAAGGaatagggaaggaagagggagggagacagttgTGTCTATAAAAGAGGACCCTTATGATGGAAATCTTCTATGTGTTTACTGTGATGGTAGTCGCACAAATCTGTATGTGTGAtaaaattagaacaaaatataaacatgcaaaaattaGTGTATGTAAACTGGTGAAATCCGAATAATGTCAGTGGATTGCATCAATGTCAActtcctggttgtgatattgtactgTAATATGAAAAATGTTACCTCTGGGGGAAACTAGGTGATTAGTATAAGGGATCTCTTATTTCTCACAATTGCATGTGAAtcaataattatcttttttttaaatgtttatttatttttgagagagagagagagagagagaaagagagagagtgagtgggggagggacagagaaagagggagacacaatctgaagcaggctccaagctgtcagcacagagcccgacgcggggctcgaactcacaaaccgtgagatcatgacctgagccgaagtcagacgcttaactggctgagccacccaggcaccccatgaatcaataattatcttaaaatagtttttaaaaaatcactgtaaatggggtgcctgggtagctcagtctgttaagcatctgacttcagctcaggtcatgatcttgcggtttgtgagttcgagctccacgtcaggctgtgtgctggcagctcagagcctggagccttctttggattctgtgtctctctctctctgtccctccccgcatTCGtattctgcctctcaaaaataaataaaacataaaaaaataaaaaaaaatcactgttgttGCAGTATAAAGATAGATGGGAAATGAGGGTAGACTATACCAGCTTATTGGATCACtggatgagtgtgtgtgtttttgggGGGTAGGGGAAGTAGTGAAGAACAGGACAGGGTCTGTGAATGACCATCAGGTTTCTAcctgagtaaagaaaaaaagaggtggtGAATTCAATTTTGATCTTGCTGAGTTTGTTTTCCATCAACCAGGCAGagtatataaaatgagaatacaagaaggaagaacaggaaTCCCTGGGTAAGAAAACCTTAGAGTGAGAATGTTCAGCTGGATTTTGTATATTATACTCCTCACATAGTGTTTCAGTACATGAATGAAGACTAAAATATCAGAGTCACCAGTATATCACAACAAGGGAATTTTTGAACTCAGAAGCAAGAGTAAACATAGCAAAACTATCTGTGAGAATATCAGATACAGGAGGgataaaataatttgcatttccattagACATTAAAGCAAAAAGGAATTGATACTGAGTACCATTTGTGTGTACTAAGTTCTACATTGGTGTTCAGAAGTATTATCccatgtaatcctcacaatagccctaaaaagttaaattttatctgcaatttctaattcttcttaatgtttatttgtttccgagagagagagagacagagagacagcgtgagcaggggagggggagagagagagacacacacagtatccaaagcaggctccaggctctgagatgtcagcacagaacccgatgcaggccccaaacccacgaatcatgagacatgacctgagtcaaagtcagatgcttaatcaactgagccacccaggtgcccctgttatctGCAATTTCTGAacagaagttaagtaatttgcgaGATGAAACAGCCTATGACTAATTTCTTGGGCTACAATTTAATTCTAGAtgtgtttatcttctttttttcttatttttttaatgtttatttttgattgatggagagagagagagagagaaacagaatgtgagtggaggaggggcagagagaggagggggcacagaatctgaagttggctacaggctctgagctgtcagtgcgaAGCCCCATgtgggcccaaacccacgaaccatgagaccatgacctgagtggaagttggatgcttacccaaatgagccacctaggcgcccgaGATGtgtttatcttcttcttttttttttaatgtttttatttttgagagagagagagacagagcacgagtgggggaggagcagagagagataggcagacacagaatccgaaacaggctccagtctctgagctgtcagcacagagcccaactcggggctcgaactcacagaccatgagatcatgacctgagccgaagccggaccgctcaaccggactgagccacccaggcgccccatgtgtttaTCTTCTAAGGCCACATTCTTTCTACTGTATCAAGAAGCTtgtggagagtgggggagagtAGATATCAAAGTCTTCTTAAAAATTGTggatattaggggcacctgggtggctcagtttgttaagtttCTCTTAATCTCTGCTTGGATCTTGTTCTCCAGGTCATGAGCTGAAGCCCTGGCCtcggctccatgctgggcatgaaaactacgtttaaaaaaaaaaaaagaagttgcaggTTTTATATTCTTACTAATTAAGGGGTTTTTGTAAAGTTATACATCTATGTTTATATTTGCAAGTGTTCACTTTCCTGCTGGGAAGTTTTAAAGGCTCTGTTTAGTTCACCTGCCCCATCTCTATGGGAGGTCATGCCAGTTTGGCATCAATTGAATATTCGTGGCTCTTCATTCTCTAGAGACACCTGTCATGCTTGTACCTTATTGTCTGGATTAGAACGGGGTTAATTTTCTTATAGTAATTGTTAAGTAGTgccctcctttttattttccagttaacATTTTTTTCGTGTATGTAGGCTATACAGATTTGTTAACAAGCATCTTTCACTGCAACTAATACAAACAGATAAACAGCAGGTGTTTTCAGTTCTGTGTTTCCAAACTTTCATGGTGCGTTGGCTCTGACTTCATTAACTACTAACATGGGATTCCCTAAACCTCTATAccagtaaataagtaaacaaaaatacctttccatctctacaaaaaaaaaaaaaagcaaacaaacaaaaacccctgcACATTAGaaggtttgtttttctccttctctagTAAGTTTCTGTATCCTCTATTTCTTGTTAATATCTTTTATTTGAGGTATTCCATTTCAGATTTTTAAGGTTAACACATCATCCCTAAGAACTCTAAGTCTTTAAAGTCAATTCAAGACTATACATCACAGTCCTCTTACTTTACAAACTAGGAACAAAGTAAGCCTTGAAAATGTAACTTTTAGGTAAAAATTAGACTTCTCCCCTAATCAGTATAGATAAAAcctcactatttcttttttttttcaacgtttatttatttttgggacagagagagacagagcatgaacgggggaggggaagagagagggagacacagaatcggaaacaggctccaggctccgagccatcagcccagagcccgacgcggggctcgaactcccggaccgcgagatcgtaacctggctgaagtcggaagcttaaccgactgcgccacccaggcgccccaaaacctcaCCATTTCTAAGGGCCTTTATTTATAATCACTGTTACTCAGTAATCTAAGTTTAATTTTCAAAGGTATTTCAACAGGGGACTCTCCACATCTTCCCATAGCCATGGAAATGCAGACTCAAACCTGAGTAGTATATCtcatataaatactaaaaaaggTGGATGGAGAGTGGGGGATTGAGGATGTTTTTGTGATCTGCTCTTCTGCTGGGTCACTTCATTTTGATCCTTCACCTTTACAAAGCATCTGAACCTTAGGTGTAGATTTAACTTCTCTCCATTCCCGCCATCTAGTGGTTTTAAGTGGTATAGGTTTGGTTTTAAGAAATATTCCTAatgacgcggggggggggggggggaggggggcggggtaCACGAAAAACAAAACGGTTGGCCGCGACAATTTCCTAGTCGCTCACCCCATCATTTAGCCATCACACGGACACCTTTAACTGCTTTAACCATTTTTGAGATgcgcagagagaaggaaggggacgCACACTCACAAGAGCCTCACGCCCCTTGACGCTGACATTTAGAAAAGGATTCTAAATCCTTCCTGTCATTCTCAAAGGACGGGAAAAGGAGTTGTGGCAAGACCTAGTGCGAGGAGACTGTCTGACTTTTCAGCAAGTTGGACAGATGACATATTAGCTCCTGCAACGTTCACATCTGgtttgaacaaataaaaagagaaagaaagagggaaaaacacttaaaaaattccgCCGCGGGGCTCTGCAGGTCTTGCTACCCAGTAGCCCCCAGAAGACAACCAATTCCTGCGCGTTCCGCTCCGCTcaccctccttcccaccttctctctctctctctctctctctctctcttttttttttcctttttttcccacgCTCGCCGTGAACCGAGTCCCAGGGAGGCAGAAGCAAGGCACcggtccccttcctcctctcctcaacCAAACCACCGCAGCAGAGCGCGTGAAGCTTCCCTTTGTTCATCCAGGCTGCTTTCCTCCCCGGCAGATCCACCTGGATGCTCTCCCTCGGTGACATTTTGCGCCGGGGCTGGTGGGTGGCTGGGGTGGAGCGAGAGGagccggagggggcgggggcggagaaAGGTCAAGCCGAGGGAAAGGCAGGAGACGCCTTTCATAACCTGCGTGGCGGGGCGTGCGCgcggttatttatttattttctccttatttattGATCGCACGAGCAGAGCGGCGCGGGGAGCCGGGGGAGATGCAGGACCACCCACTGGCGGGGAAGCAGCCAGCCGCCCTCCCGCGCCCCCGCGCTGCCGAGCGCCTCCTGCCTCTGCGCTCCGGCGATTGCCCtcgccggccccggccccggccccggccccggctccggctccggccccgccgcgccgccgccgccgccgccgccgccgccgcccgcccggccgccccgcAGCCCCGCAGCCTCGCAGCCCCGCACCGCCCCGCTCGGGCCCCGGCGACCGCGGCGGCGCAGTAAGTTGGCAGGAGCGAGTCCCCTCCGTTCTCGCCTCCCCCGCACCTTTTGAACTTGTTGCTGCTGCTCGGCTCGCCTGCGCCTGGCTTTTGGAAGgtgaaaaggaggagggaagcacagaggaatgggggaaggggaagaagagctCGCCTGAGCTTTATTTATGCCCTCTGGGCGCATCGGATTCGGCTGCTCGGGAGCTGCTTTCTCGGCTTTTCCCTTTCCGGGTGCACGGCGAGGAGAAAGTCTCTATGCAACTCAGCCCCGGCGCGCACTTTGCCAGGTATGTACCGCGAGCGAGGCGCGTTCTGCGCGGAggcaggtgctgctgctgctgctgctgctgccgccgcggcggcggcggctgccaGCTCCCGGCTTCTGTGACTGTCACACTGCACCTGGGCTGAACTTGAAAAGAGAGTGAAGGGGCCATTGGGCGAACGCTTTTGGCAGATACAAGGGGTGCTTGCAGACGAGGGGGAGGCGGATCTGTCTTCACGCCCCCCACCGTGCCCACCGCCACAGCACCTCCATCTCTGCAAATACGGCCCGAGGAGTGGAGGCGGCCACCGGACTCCCAAAGAGATATGGGGCAGCGGCTGTGACCGCATCTCGGAAGCTACAACAACAGGTCGCCTTTCTGAGACTCCTTTGGCGGGAAGGGCCACTTGGAAAGGGGAGGTTTGGAAGAGCTGCAAGGGAAGGTGGTAGGGTTCTCGATTCATCAGAAGAACACCACTGAGTGACTGTCCCTCGTTTTCTCTGTCCTACACGACGCGTACTGGCCCTACATTATCCGGACTGTGTCAGGGGAGAAATCAGACACCTGTCTGAAGAAATTGCTGCGCCTAAAGTCACCTGTGTACTTATTCGTGCCAGGAGTGGCCTGGCCCAGCTGCTGGAAGAGATCTGGTGAGGTTCTGCTGGGTGTGATTGTAAGGACgttgtacatatacacatattttttcttcttacaaatCCCCGCGTTGGAGGGAAACTTACCTTTCCGAGAACTGTGACTTCACCAGGAGCCCCGCCTTGGAGTAGGAGTGATACCTCCGTATTGGGTTCGACGGCAGGAAGCGAGTGAGTGTGGCCACTGTGACCCGCTGTAGACGCCTGATCGCCCTTCGTGCCTCCGCTTCGAGGAACCATGGCGGCGGGTGTGGCCGCGTGGCTGCCCTTTGCTAGGGCAGCAGCCATTGGCTGGATGCCCGTGGCCTCGGGGCCCATGCCGGCTCCCCcaaggcaggagagaaaaaggacCCAAGATGCCCTGATTGTGCTCAATGTGAGTGGCACTCGTTTCCAGACGTGGCAGGACACCCTGGAACGCTACCCGGACACTCTGCTGGGCAGTTCGGAGAGGGACTTTTTCTACCACCCGGAAACTCAGCAGTACTTTTTTGACCGTGACCCAGACATCTTCCGCCATATCTTGAATTTCTACCGCACCGGGAAGCTGCACTACCCTCGCCATGAGTGCATCTCTGCGTATGATGAGGAACTGGCCTTCTTTGGCCTCATCCCGGAGATTATCGGGGACTGCTGTTACGAGGAGTACAAGGATCGCAGGCGGGAGAACGCGGAGCGTCTGCAGGACGACGCCGATACCGACAACACGGGAGAGAGCACGCTGCCCACTATGACCGCCCGGCAGAGGGTGTGGCGGGCGTTTGAGAACCCCCACACCAGCACAATGGCCCTGGTGTTCTACTACGTGACAGGCTTCTTCATTGCCGTCTCAGTCATCGCTAACGTGGTAGAGACAGTGCCCTGCGGCTCTAGTCCCGGGCACATTAAAGAACTGCCTTGCGGGGAGCGGTATGCGGTGGCCTTCTTTTGCTTGGATACAGCCTGCGTCATGATCTTCACAGTTGAGTACTTGCTTCGCCTGGCCGCGGCACCCAGTCGTTACCGTTTTGTGCGTAGTGTCATGAGCATCATCGACGTGGTGGCCATCCTGCCTTACTACATTGGGCTGGTGATGACAGACAATGAGGATGTCAGTGGAGCCTTTGTCACGCTCCGGGTCTTCCGGGTCTTCCGGATCTTTAAGTTTTCCCGCCACTCTCAAGGCCTGCGCATCCTGGGGTACACGCTGAAGAGCTGTGCCTCAGAGTTGGGCTTCTTGCTCTTCTCGCTCACCATGGCTATCATCATTTTTGCTACAGTCATGTTCTACGCAGAGAAGGGGTCTTCGGCCAGCAAGTTCACCAGCATCCCTGCTGCCTTCTGGTATACCATCGTCACCATGACAACACTAGGGTAGGTGCCGTCAAGGGAAATGGGGTGGAGGTTGGATATCTGTGAGGTGATCGTGGACCCAATAAGGTTCTACAGTTCAGAGgaaatgcttttttctcttctaagtgGGTTTAGGAAAGCATTATCCAAGTGGCTCTGAGTAACTCTTTATCCACGAAATGGGTATGATACAGAGATTGAAGTCATTTAGGGATTTGCTGGCCGGTGTTGAGTATGGATGCCTGAAGGTgataaatacacaaagaaattttagaattccTGAATATAGGGaaggataatatatatatatatatatcaatacatAAAGATATGACagtgaaaaacacaaaattgGTGCCCAGTAAAGGTAtgaatatgcataatatatattgaAGTGCCTAGAGAGAGTTCCAGTGTATTCAAATGAAAAGTTTTCATGTATATTTGaagtattattttcatataaatagatACTTTTGGCATGCATTTTCCTTCTAAGAACcataattcttattttacaaCATTGTAAAACACAGATTATACGTATCATTATCCAAggattttgtaatatatatatacatattcatatacatgcattttcattttggatGATAGGTTATGCGGTTTTAGAATATCAGGGCTGAAACTGATCAACCCTACAAAATGAAGTAGAATGATATTTGCAACATATCTTACACTATAAGTTCATAGTTTTAGAAAAAAGTCAGTAACTATCACTCACACAGTTTTTAGAAACTACAGATCCCATCAGGCAATGGGCCTATGACCATTAAATATACTTAGAAGGTAGAACACTATCTGGTGAGATTGATGGTCATCAGGGGCTGATCGTATTATAGGATTTTGTGCATTGTAATTTCCTTCTAGAATTCTTCTgtgtgttcttttatttggggatAATGGTGTTTTGCAACCCAATGGGCATATTCCAaattaatgtggttttttttttttttaaataaatatgaagctAGAATTAAGGTTTCTTTAGATggtacaaaaaaggaaaagtatgaaATGATTAATGTTAATCAAGCTGCAGAAAAGTAGCAGAATTTATATATTATAGgacctaataaaataaaatggttagaGTCTTTTACTTTTATGAGTTCTTAGGTAAGCCAAGTACTGATGTTAGTGCCctttcttcagcttttctttgCTGCTTTTCTTGCATAGTTAATCAGTTCAATAAGGCTTTGGTAATGGCTGTAGGAAAAAAGTTATTCCCAAGGCtgcttttttaagttttgtgtCTGGCTAATCTAATTGTCTTCTTTAAATGACCATGTGGTTAAAGTCAACTTAATTTTATTAGCCATATTGTGTTCAGCAGAAAGTCTCATGTTgtcatatggccaactaatggaATATCTTATATGTGAAGAATTTCTGGCGAAGTTAATTAAGAATTTATACTAAGCTAAAATACCATAgtatgattttgatttgtctcACATATTTTTTAAGACCTACTGGTGCACTAGAAAAATGAATCAGTGAAAATCCATATCCTACTGCTTCTATGTCCTTTTTATCGTGTTGGTAGTTTTGTGACAAATTTTGAAGGTGATAACAGAATACCTTAGCAGTGAAGGTGCTTATTTCTTATCAAagagaattatatatatgtgtgtggtttGGGGGCTTATTGTCTTTTTATCATTTGAAATCTTTGTTAAGGACAATTGGATAGTGCAAATCACTATCAGGACGTCAAATCAGAAATGTATatgaataaaaagagaattctgttttaagaggaaattaaagaaacattaaaaggttacatatatatatatatatacacacacacacatatatatatacatatatatgcatatatatataaaacttggTGTCTATGGTAGTGTTTTTCATGAAGTATCAGTGAATCATTTTAATACCATATACTGTCTATATGGTTGAATATCGGTATTATTATAATGAATATTGATGAGATGCTAATTTCATTTGGCTATAAGTTCTAGACATGAGaagttactattattttaaaatttgtttcctgaaatgacttttttttgaagtttatttttattaaattcaggggaaaaaagaggaagtttTAACcattaatgacattttctttattatataaataaaatacttataagCATATTTTTGAAATCATTTAGGAAATTGAATCATAATGCCCGAGTCAAATCTATGACATGGATTTATTAGTTCATATGTTCTGTATGTAAGtagattagaagaattaattatatatactttctcaaaacttggaagcaaaatGGAAGTTACTTTTAAGACTTAAGTTTCActgaagttaaaaattttaattttcgaGAAATTAAGTTAATGATCCTGATGAAATATAGCAGTCATACTTTTAAGATGTAGAAATGTGGATGCAATCAAAATACAATCCATGTATTGAAAAATGTATATGAACATTTAAGAAAGTATATGCTTTATGATATAGAAAGCTTATTAGAAAGATGTCTTCAGTTTCTCatcaaaacatatttataatgtattttattttcctggagaaatagattttgttttaaatcctgcCTGTTTGGTGTCTTTGGTTGCACTGTGATTCAACAGCTTTatttaagaacagaaaatattcagCAAAAGCCAttgtctgaatttattttttcactctaGTTTTATACTTACAGGCTGAAGTGTTAGGTATAAACTTTCTGGAAAATATGCAATCGTCTGAGTTAAGATCAAGCTGTGTCTGATAGATATGACCAAGAATTTCCCCGTACATTTTTCTGAACTCTTTTTACTTGGCTGTTATTTTTGATGGAGCTAATATTCATCAATTAATGATAATAGAAGTGAAAACAGAATCCTAAACAGTGGTTATAGAAAACCTAGCTCATATAAACATTATCTACATGAGAAGTAAAGGCAAAACCTTTGTAATTTAGGACTGACAGAATTATCTACTTCTCGGGTCCTTTGAAACAATTTCAGTCCGGTTTTGGGCTGAAGAAATGAGTGGGTCTGTCTTAGAACTGTTGTGTGTTCATCGAATCGTTCTTATGCTCCCTGAAATCTCAAATATATCACTATACCGTAACTTAACCATGCTTTTACATAACCAATTATTTGCTGCTAAAATTAATGCTTTGAAGTATAATTTTAAGCCTACCCATTTCCTATTAAAGTAAGAAACATtaaaagcacaatttaaaaaaatcagtgaaagaaagagtatcagaaagaatttttagaaaagtgtttAGATTGAGTGGTCAAGTGTATCTGTTTTTTCACTTCATCTTTTCCTTCGGAGCATATTCATAGGCCTTCACTGGCCCTCAGTGCCCTTttactccccccacctccctcctttccATAACGTAAACTCTAATTGCTGCCTTACACAGCCTTGGGAGAAAAAGAACCTGGAACTCCTCTTTTGTCCTAATGACCCTTGGCAGGTAGCATCCAGTAGTGGTGTTTCTTCCAGGTGGTAGTACTCAAATGGTACCAAGTTTaggaaattttcaaatgtttatcagtgatcaaaaaagattttgtaaaaacaatatttaacaaGGTCCAGCATCAGTTTACCATTTATTGAACCTCCGGTTCATGACTTGTGAGTTAGAAGTGGTACCAGGTGGCACATTAAATAATCTGAGGAGCTTGTATGGTAGCAACACCTGCGTTTTTGGTCACGATCACTAACCACTTAGACCCTTGTTTTTAAACagattgtggggcacctgggtggctcagtcagttaagcgtgtgacttgattttagctcagggtatgatctcagtgagatccagccccgcattgggggaggctgcttgggattctctttctccctctctccttctgccctccccctgcgTGTGCACGcgttctctccctcgctctctctcaaataata
This sequence is a window from Prionailurus bengalensis isolate Pbe53 chromosome A2, Fcat_Pben_1.1_paternal_pri, whole genome shotgun sequence. Protein-coding genes within it:
- the KCND2 gene encoding potassium voltage-gated channel subfamily D member 2, translated to MAAGVAAWLPFARAAAIGWMPVASGPMPAPPRQERKRTQDALIVLNVSGTRFQTWQDTLERYPDTLLGSSERDFFYHPETQQYFFDRDPDIFRHILNFYRTGKLHYPRHECISAYDEELAFFGLIPEIIGDCCYEEYKDRRRENAERLQDDADTDNTGESTLPTMTARQRVWRAFENPHTSTMALVFYYVTGFFIAVSVIANVVETVPCGSSPGHIKELPCGERYAVAFFCLDTACVMIFTVEYLLRLAAAPSRYRFVRSVMSIIDVVAILPYYIGLVMTDNEDVSGAFVTLRVFRVFRIFKFSRHSQGLRILGYTLKSCASELGFLLFSLTMAIIIFATVMFYAEKGSSASKFTSIPAAFWYTIVTMTTLGYGDMVPKTIAGKIFGSICSLSGVLVIALPVPVIVSNFSRIYHQNQRADKRRAQKKARLARIRAAKSGSANAYMQSKRNGLLSNQLQSSEDEQTFMSKSGSSFETQHHHLLHCLEKTTNHEFVDEQVFEESCMEVATGNRPSSHSPSLSSQQGVTSTCCSRRHKKTFRIPNANVSGSHRGSVQELSTIQIRCVERTPLSNSRSSLNAKMEECVKLNCEQPYVTTAIISIPTPPVTTPEGDDRPESPEYSGGNIVRVSAL